The Micromonospora sp. NBC_01740 genome includes a window with the following:
- the purB gene encoding adenylosuccinate lyase, whose protein sequence is MTTIPNVLANRYASPELVALWSPEEKIRMERRLWLAVLRAQRDLGIPVPDGVVEAYEGVLDQVDLASIAERERVTRHDVKARIEEFSALAGHEHVHKGMTSRDLTENVEQLQVRRSLELIRDRVVATLARLSRLAVEHSDLVMTGRSHNVAAQATTLGKRFASAAEELLIAYERLDDLINWYPLRGVKGPVGTAADQLDLFDGDADKVAELERRVAGHLGFSRVLDSVGQVYPRSIDLAVLAALAQIAAAPSSLATTIRLMVGQELATEGFKPGQVGSSAMPHKMNTRSSERVNGFAVIIRGYLSMVGELAGDQWNEGDVSCSVVRRVALPDAFFAADGLFQTFLTVLDEFGAYPAVVNRELERFLPFLATTKILVAAVRRGVGREVAHEAIKEHAVAVALAMREKGAAENDLFDRLAEDGRLGLTRAEIDTLVADRTAFVGAAPAQVEAVARRIATVVDAHPEAATYTPPPIL, encoded by the coding sequence GTGACGACGATCCCGAACGTGCTCGCCAACCGGTACGCCTCACCCGAACTGGTCGCCCTCTGGTCGCCGGAGGAGAAGATCAGGATGGAGCGGCGGCTCTGGCTCGCCGTGCTCCGGGCCCAGCGGGACCTCGGCATCCCCGTGCCCGACGGCGTGGTCGAGGCGTACGAGGGGGTGCTCGACCAGGTCGACCTGGCCTCGATCGCCGAGCGGGAGCGGGTCACCCGGCACGACGTGAAGGCCCGGATCGAGGAGTTCAGCGCGCTCGCCGGGCACGAGCACGTGCACAAGGGGATGACCTCCCGTGACCTCACGGAGAACGTCGAGCAGCTCCAGGTACGCCGTTCGCTGGAGCTGATCCGGGACCGGGTGGTCGCCACCCTCGCCCGGCTGTCCCGGCTCGCCGTCGAGCACTCCGACCTGGTCATGACCGGCCGCTCACACAACGTCGCGGCGCAGGCCACCACGCTGGGCAAGCGCTTCGCGTCGGCCGCGGAGGAGCTGCTCATCGCGTACGAGCGGCTCGACGACCTGATCAACTGGTACCCGCTGCGGGGCGTCAAGGGCCCCGTCGGCACCGCCGCCGACCAGCTCGACCTCTTCGACGGCGACGCCGACAAGGTGGCCGAGCTGGAGCGCCGGGTGGCCGGGCACCTCGGGTTCTCCCGCGTGCTCGACAGCGTCGGCCAGGTCTACCCGCGCTCGATCGACCTGGCGGTGCTCGCCGCGCTCGCCCAGATCGCCGCCGCCCCGTCGTCGCTGGCGACCACCATCCGGCTGATGGTCGGCCAGGAGTTGGCCACCGAGGGCTTCAAGCCGGGCCAGGTGGGTTCCAGCGCGATGCCGCACAAGATGAACACCCGCTCCAGCGAGCGGGTCAACGGCTTTGCCGTGATCATCCGGGGTTACCTGTCGATGGTCGGCGAGCTGGCCGGCGACCAGTGGAACGAGGGGGACGTCTCCTGCTCGGTCGTCCGCCGGGTCGCCCTGCCGGACGCGTTCTTCGCCGCCGACGGGCTGTTCCAGACCTTCCTCACCGTGCTGGACGAGTTCGGAGCGTACCCGGCGGTCGTCAACCGGGAGCTGGAGCGCTTCCTGCCGTTCCTGGCCACCACGAAGATCCTGGTGGCGGCGGTCCGGCGCGGCGTCGGCCGTGAGGTCGCCCACGAGGCGATCAAGGAGCACGCGGTCGCGGTGGCCCTGGCCATGCGCGAGAAGGGCGCCGCCGAGAACGACCTCTTCGACCGCCTGGCGGAGGACGGCCGCCTGGGCCTGACCCGCGCCGAGATCGACACCCTCGTCGCCGACCGCACCGCCTTCGTCGGCGCAGCCCCGGCCCAGGTCGAGGCGGTCGCCCGCCGCATAGCCACGGTAGTGGACGCCCACCCCGAGGCCGCCACCTACACCCCACCC